One window of the Asticcacaulis sp. SL142 genome contains the following:
- a CDS encoding MFS transporter — MAHDTAPATTENGSKKSGLRTIVAASAAGTTFEWYDFFIFGTLTSIITKNFFSGLSDTAGMILALLTFALGFMSRPLGALIFGHIGDRKGRKGTFLYTILIMGIATVLIGFLPTFEQAGIIAPLLLMALRIVQGIAMGGEYGGAAIYVAEHAPADKRGAFTSWIQTSAGLGLIAALAVILLTRTLTGEEAFADWGWRIPFIISIGLLAVSVYVRTKTAESPSFKALHDKGAVVKDPFRQSFGKWSNLKKVLIALFAFMTAQGVVWYTTFFYTQVFLEKTVRLEPATINYLVMAMTVLSAPLYIFFGSLSDKIGRKKVMVTGIAVAVISFFPGFHLMVKFANPALDQAISKTPVLIFADPRDCSVQFDPVGKAQFTSPCDLAKGIVSNLGVPYQSRASEPGAVAATVQVGTEMVAIRSGAGLDTAEVRDLKLQATTQIKAALIAAGYPEKADPKRANLWGVFAVLMVFALGATALYGPMASMLVEMFPTNVRYTALSLPYNIGTGWFGGLLPAISFSMVAGSGNIYFGLWYPVIIGSLAVVVALIFLKDHTGRDLDTIPDDE, encoded by the coding sequence ATGGCCCATGACACCGCACCTGCCACTACCGAAAACGGCAGCAAAAAATCAGGACTCAGAACTATTGTCGCGGCCTCCGCTGCCGGTACGACCTTTGAATGGTACGATTTCTTCATCTTCGGCACCCTGACCAGCATCATCACAAAAAACTTTTTCAGCGGCCTGTCCGACACAGCCGGGATGATTTTGGCGCTGCTGACCTTTGCGCTCGGCTTTATGTCGCGTCCGCTCGGGGCGCTGATTTTTGGCCATATCGGTGACCGAAAGGGTCGCAAAGGCACATTCTTATACACCATCCTGATCATGGGCATAGCGACGGTTCTGATCGGGTTTTTGCCGACCTTTGAGCAGGCCGGGATCATAGCACCGCTGTTGCTGATGGCTTTGCGCATCGTTCAGGGTATCGCCATGGGCGGGGAATATGGCGGAGCTGCCATCTATGTCGCTGAACATGCCCCAGCCGATAAGCGCGGCGCGTTCACAAGCTGGATTCAGACCTCGGCCGGACTGGGGCTGATTGCGGCCCTGGCGGTCATTCTTTTGACCCGTACCCTCACCGGCGAAGAAGCGTTCGCTGACTGGGGCTGGCGGATACCGTTCATTATCTCGATCGGCCTTTTGGCGGTTTCGGTCTATGTGCGCACCAAGACGGCGGAAAGCCCGTCGTTCAAGGCCCTGCACGATAAGGGTGCGGTCGTCAAAGACCCGTTCCGTCAAAGCTTTGGCAAATGGAGCAATCTGAAAAAGGTTCTGATCGCCCTGTTTGCCTTCATGACCGCGCAGGGCGTGGTCTGGTACACCACCTTTTTCTACACTCAGGTCTTTCTGGAAAAGACGGTCAGGCTTGAACCCGCGACGATCAATTATCTGGTGATGGCCATGACCGTGCTGAGCGCGCCGCTCTATATTTTCTTTGGGTCTTTGTCGGACAAGATAGGGCGTAAAAAAGTCATGGTCACCGGCATCGCTGTGGCGGTGATCAGCTTCTTCCCCGGCTTTCATCTGATGGTGAAGTTTGCCAATCCGGCGCTGGATCAGGCCATATCAAAGACCCCGGTTCTGATCTTTGCTGATCCGCGCGATTGCTCGGTGCAGTTTGACCCGGTCGGCAAGGCGCAGTTCACCTCCCCCTGTGATCTGGCCAAGGGGATCGTGTCCAATCTGGGCGTGCCCTATCAGAGCCGCGCCTCTGAACCCGGTGCTGTGGCCGCGACCGTGCAGGTCGGCACGGAAATGGTCGCCATTCGCTCCGGTGCTGGTTTAGATACGGCTGAGGTGCGCGACCTTAAGCTTCAGGCCACCACTCAGATCAAGGCCGCACTGATTGCCGCCGGTTACCCTGAAAAAGCCGACCCGAAGCGGGCTAATCTATGGGGTGTATTCGCCGTGCTGATGGTCTTTGCGCTGGGGGCCACCGCCCTTTACGGGCCGATGGCGTCAATGCTGGTGGAGATGTTCCCGACCAATGTGCGCTATACGGCGCTCAGCTTGCCCTATAACATTGGCACCGGCTGGTTCGGAGGGCTGTTGCCCGCCATATCATTCTCGATGGTGGCGGGCTCAGGCAATATCTATTTCGGCCTGTGGTATCCGGTCATCATTGGGTCATTGGCGGTCGTGGTCGCGCTGATCTTTCTGAAAGATCATACCGGCCGCGACCTAGACACCATACCGGATGATGAATAA
- a CDS encoding carbonic anhydrase yields the protein MVDSLIENNRLWAREKTRVDPDFFSRLVRQQAPDYLWIGCSDSRVPANEIVNLDPGELFVHRNVANLAPAQDANYLSVLQYAVHVLKVKHVLVVGHYGCGGVRAAIDSKDHGLIDHWLSPIRDVAHDHRHELSAFDDDSAKIDRLCELNVIAQVRNVSVNPIIHSAWVQGHQVAIHGWVYSIANGLVTDMNVSVRSMADRQRLFDI from the coding sequence ATGGTTGACAGCCTCATTGAAAATAACCGCCTGTGGGCGCGCGAAAAAACGCGGGTCGATCCGGATTTCTTTTCGCGGCTGGTGCGCCAGCAGGCGCCGGACTATCTGTGGATTGGCTGCTCGGATAGTCGTGTGCCCGCCAACGAAATCGTCAATCTCGATCCCGGTGAGTTGTTCGTTCACCGCAATGTCGCCAATCTGGCCCCGGCGCAGGACGCCAACTACCTGTCGGTGCTGCAATATGCCGTCCATGTGCTTAAGGTAAAGCATGTGCTGGTCGTCGGCCACTATGGCTGCGGGGGTGTACGGGCGGCTATCGACTCCAAGGATCACGGCCTGATTGATCACTGGCTGTCGCCCATCCGCGATGTCGCCCATGATCATCGTCACGAACTGTCGGCCTTTGACGACGATAGCGCCAAGATCGACCGGCTGTGTGAATTGAACGTCATCGCTCAGGTGCGTAACGTGTCGGTCAATCCGATCATTCACTCAGCCTGGGTACAGGGCCATCAGGTCGCTATTCACGGCTGGGTGTACTCGATCGCCAATGGTCTGGTCACCGATATGAACGTGTCGGTGCGCAGTATGGCCGACCGTCAGCGCCTGTTCGACATCTGA
- a CDS encoding aldo/keto reductase — MTAALGLGSAQFGTDYGISNPRGRVTEDEVRHILQYAADCKILPIDVAFYDGDVERILGRCWPFPSPFKPQIRTQSLDKGLDWIEARLKRSVDHMGLARAHAALVDCPEDLMGAGGADLWRRLETLRGNGMISKIGISAHIDDEPLLLAKRFKPDIMQVPVSILDQRLVEDGTLEALADMGVEVQVRSVFTQGLLFVPRETLPASLQPFGPHLSKLRRIMAEAGTDPLHAALSYVMNLKGVSTVIVGVTSAAELRAIVAASERPKPDLPWASFALTEDRILDPRLWFLPDEDLPQKPASQVIKAA; from the coding sequence ATGACCGCAGCCCTGGGTCTTGGCTCGGCGCAGTTTGGCACCGACTACGGTATTTCTAACCCGCGCGGCCGGGTGACGGAGGATGAGGTGCGCCACATCCTGCAATATGCCGCCGACTGCAAAATCCTGCCCATAGATGTCGCCTTTTATGATGGTGATGTCGAACGAATCTTAGGCCGTTGCTGGCCGTTTCCGTCCCCGTTCAAGCCGCAAATCCGCACACAAAGCCTTGATAAGGGACTTGACTGGATCGAAGCTCGCCTCAAACGCAGTGTCGACCATATGGGTCTGGCGCGCGCCCATGCGGCTCTGGTCGATTGCCCCGAAGATTTAATGGGTGCCGGTGGTGCCGATCTGTGGCGCCGACTGGAAACCCTGCGCGGCAACGGCATGATCTCCAAAATCGGCATCAGCGCCCATATTGACGATGAACCCCTGCTGCTGGCCAAGCGCTTCAAGCCCGATATCATGCAGGTGCCGGTCTCCATCCTTGACCAGCGTCTGGTCGAAGACGGCACGCTTGAGGCTCTGGCCGACATGGGGGTTGAAGTGCAGGTGCGCTCGGTCTTCACCCAGGGCTTGCTGTTTGTGCCGCGTGAGACCCTGCCCGCCAGCCTGCAGCCGTTCGGGCCGCATCTGTCAAAGCTGCGCCGGATCATGGCTGAGGCCGGGACTGACCCGCTTCATGCCGCCCTGAGCTATGTCATGAACCTCAAAGGGGTATCGACGGTTATCGTCGGTGTCACCTCAGCCGCCGAACTGCGCGCCATTGTGGCCGCCTCTGAGCGCCCCAAGCCTGACCTGCCCTGGGCGAGCTTTGCCCTCACCGAAGACCGCATCCTCGATCCGCGCCTGTGGTTCCTGCCGGACGAAGACCTGCCGCAAAAACCAGCCTCTCAGGTCATCAAAGCCGCCTAG
- the mutM gene encoding bifunctional DNA-formamidopyrimidine glycosylase/DNA-(apurinic or apyrimidinic site) lyase, with amino-acid sequence MPELPEVETVKRGLAPSLEGAVLSNVRLNRPNLRYPFPDQFAERLNGATVVRLERRAKYLLAYMDSEDVWVTHLGMTGRFQVTPLGGNAAKALDGNYYHSVDTGAKHLHMSVTANKDDQTHLIDYYDPRRFGFMLLMTPDELSASKWFQGLGVEPLDGALDAEFLLTQFAGRAANLKTLLMAQGLIAGLGNIYVCEALYRARLSPDMAGRDLAPVGAERLSAAIKSVIAEAIAAGGSSISDFAATSGELGYFQHRFKVYDRKGQPCLTQGCAGLIERKVHTGRSTFFCSTCQK; translated from the coding sequence GTGCCCGAATTACCCGAAGTTGAAACCGTAAAGCGCGGATTAGCACCGTCTTTGGAAGGTGCCGTGCTGTCGAATGTGCGACTAAACCGGCCAAACCTGCGTTACCCCTTCCCCGATCAGTTTGCTGAGCGCCTGAATGGGGCTACGGTTGTGCGACTGGAGCGGCGGGCGAAATATCTGCTGGCCTATATGGATAGCGAAGATGTGTGGGTGACCCATCTGGGTATGACTGGCCGGTTTCAGGTAACGCCATTGGGGGGCAATGCCGCGAAAGCTTTGGATGGTAATTATTATCATTCGGTCGATACGGGCGCTAAACACCTGCACATGTCGGTAACCGCAAATAAAGATGACCAGACCCATCTGATCGATTATTACGACCCGCGCCGGTTCGGGTTTATGCTGTTGATGACGCCCGATGAGCTTTCTGCCTCGAAATGGTTTCAGGGGTTGGGGGTTGAGCCTCTGGATGGGGCGCTGGATGCGGAATTTTTACTGACACAATTTGCGGGCCGTGCCGCCAATCTCAAGACGCTGCTGATGGCGCAGGGGCTGATCGCGGGTCTTGGCAATATCTATGTCTGTGAGGCGCTATACCGGGCCCGTTTGAGCCCGGACATGGCCGGACGTGACCTGGCCCCAGTTGGTGCAGAGCGTCTGTCGGCGGCGATTAAATCGGTGATTGCGGAGGCCATAGCGGCGGGTGGGTCATCGATCAGCGATTTTGCGGCCACGTCGGGAGAACTGGGCTATTTTCAGCACCGCTTCAAGGTCTATGACCGCAAGGGCCAGCCGTGCCTCACGCAAGGCTGCGCGGGCCTAATTGAGCGCAAAGTCCACACCGGTCGCTCAACCTTTTTTTGTTCGACTTGTCAGAAATGA
- the rpsT gene encoding 30S ribosomal protein S20, which translates to MANNPGAKKAIRKIARRTEVNKARRSRVRTFVRKFEEALSAGDVAVAKTAFVEAQSELMRAVSKGVVHKNTGARKVSRLAAALKKLAVA; encoded by the coding sequence ATGGCTAATAATCCCGGCGCCAAGAAGGCGATCCGCAAGATCGCCCGCCGCACTGAAGTTAACAAGGCGCGTCGTTCGCGCGTGCGTACCTTCGTTCGTAAGTTCGAAGAAGCCCTGAGTGCGGGCGACGTGGCTGTGGCCAAGACCGCTTTTGTCGAAGCGCAATCCGAGCTGATGCGTGCGGTGTCTAAGGGCGTGGTTCACAAGAACACCGGCGCTCGCAAGGTGTCGCGTCTGGCGGCAGCCCTGAAGAAGCTGGCGGTTGCCTAA
- the dnaA gene encoding chromosomal replication initiator protein DnaA: protein MPGLTNWSPILPETVWSKVASALRQELGDGPYNSYVAPSALKVTIDGDPVLVTPTVYARDWFQRNALRRIHELWAQFDPEGRVLDLQSRIDFDTCERQRQAQKALSETLDVAKSASRSESDVPLSSVKANDAAIMADTGVAKSNEVSGHEASHVQALAQARADLNRIAGLQDRLTFETFVAGRGNEFAYTMSRQVAGWGDGHFNPVFFHGPYGYGKTHLLNAIAWEAKMRRPDAKIVYLTAEKFTNTFVKAVMDRSQSVFKEDIRSADLLLIDDVHFIGGKTSSQEELFHTLTALIEKNRRVVFTADRPPTQLTEIEARLRSHLSSGLVCALDVADQALRIGIIERKLEQLSRRLGLSRMPHVDVLQFIADSVPGSIRELEGAVNTLAASAGTRLGSLTLDEAMALLQPNLKVSVERRVTVDEIQKLTADHFSLKQADLLSERRTRSVARPRQVAMWLCKQHTTRSYPDIGRRFGGRDHTTVLHAVKKIEELLQSDEQIARDVEALTRKLRSN from the coding sequence ATGCCAGGTTTAACAAACTGGTCGCCGATCCTGCCTGAAACGGTATGGTCCAAAGTGGCTTCGGCGCTTCGCCAGGAATTGGGTGACGGGCCTTATAATTCTTACGTAGCGCCGTCGGCGCTGAAGGTCACTATCGACGGTGATCCGGTTCTGGTGACGCCGACAGTATATGCGCGTGACTGGTTTCAGCGTAATGCCCTGCGTCGCATCCATGAGTTATGGGCGCAGTTTGATCCGGAAGGCCGGGTGCTCGATCTGCAATCGCGCATCGACTTCGATACGTGCGAGCGTCAGCGGCAGGCCCAGAAGGCCCTGTCGGAAACCTTAGATGTGGCGAAATCGGCAAGCCGTTCAGAGTCTGACGTGCCTTTGTCGTCGGTGAAGGCAAACGATGCGGCGATCATGGCCGATACCGGTGTCGCAAAATCAAATGAGGTGTCTGGTCATGAGGCCTCGCACGTTCAGGCTCTGGCTCAGGCGCGGGCTGATCTCAACCGCATTGCCGGTTTGCAGGATCGCCTGACCTTTGAAACCTTTGTCGCCGGCCGCGGCAATGAGTTCGCCTACACCATGTCGCGGCAGGTAGCCGGTTGGGGCGATGGTCATTTTAATCCGGTGTTTTTTCATGGCCCCTATGGTTACGGTAAGACCCACCTTCTGAACGCGATTGCCTGGGAAGCTAAGATGCGCCGCCCGGACGCCAAGATTGTCTATCTGACGGCGGAAAAGTTCACCAATACCTTCGTCAAGGCGGTGATGGATCGCTCGCAAAGCGTCTTCAAGGAAGACATCCGCAGCGCCGATTTGCTGCTCATCGATGATGTCCATTTCATCGGCGGCAAGACCTCTTCGCAGGAAGAACTGTTCCATACCCTGACGGCGCTGATCGAAAAGAACCGCCGCGTCGTGTTTACCGCCGATCGTCCGCCCACCCAGCTTACGGAAATCGAGGCACGGCTAAGATCACACTTGTCATCCGGTCTCGTCTGTGCTTTGGACGTGGCCGATCAGGCCTTGAGAATAGGCATCATCGAGCGCAAGCTCGAACAACTGTCGCGTCGTCTGGGATTGTCCCGGATGCCGCATGTCGACGTATTACAATTTATAGCAGACAGCGTACCCGGTTCCATTCGTGAACTCGAAGGGGCGGTGAATACGCTTGCCGCTTCGGCAGGTACGCGTCTGGGGAGTTTGACTTTGGACGAAGCTATGGCCCTGTTGCAACCGAACCTTAAGGTTTCCGTTGAGCGCCGTGTAACTGTTGATGAGATTCAAAAACTGACGGCTGATCATTTCAGCCTGAAACAAGCCGACCTGTTGTCGGAGCGCCGCACGCGCAGCGTGGCCCGTCCGCGTCAGGTGGCGATGTGGCTGTGCAAGCAGCACACCACGCGGTCGTATCCGGACATTGGCCGCCGCTTTGGTGGCCGGGATCATACTACCGTTCTTCATGCGGTGAAGAAGATCGAGGAACTGCTGCAATCGGACGAACAGATCGCCCGCGATGTAGAAGCCCTGACCCGCAAATTGCGTAGCAACTAA
- the dnaN gene encoding DNA polymerase III subunit beta has translation MQLIIERGALLKALGHVQNVVERRNTIPILSNVLLSAEGSQVSFSATDLDMEIVDVAEAIVSIPGQITAPAHTLYEIVRKLPEGADVELKFASGEDPRLTVSAGRSRFALPVLPAGDFPVMSGDHEGVTFQVLKEDLKRLIDKTRFAVSTEETRYYLNGLYLHTLTEEGSGYLRAVATDGHRLALAEMPAPDGSMGGPGVIVPRKTIDQARRLLDDGSGSVEVTVSPAKIRFNFGQAALTSKIIDGSFPDYGRVIPKNNEKIMRVDSGVLSKAVDRVSTISAEKSRSVKLAIEPGRLTLTVRNIEAGQAVEEAEIDYDNDTIEIGFNARYILDVMGQITGDVVELRLNDASSPTLVIDPADQGVQYVLMPLRV, from the coding sequence ATGCAATTGATCATCGAGCGGGGCGCGCTTTTAAAGGCTTTGGGTCACGTACAAAACGTGGTGGAACGCCGCAATACGATCCCCATTCTGTCCAATGTGCTGTTGTCTGCCGAAGGCTCTCAGGTGTCGTTTTCAGCGACCGACCTTGACATGGAAATTGTCGATGTCGCCGAAGCCATTGTCTCCATTCCGGGCCAGATCACCGCACCCGCCCACACCCTTTATGAAATTGTGCGCAAACTGCCGGAAGGCGCTGATGTCGAACTGAAGTTCGCGTCCGGCGAAGACCCGCGCCTGACCGTATCGGCCGGCCGTTCGCGCTTTGCCCTGCCGGTGCTGCCGGCCGGAGATTTCCCGGTCATGTCCGGCGACCACGAAGGTGTGACCTTTCAGGTTCTGAAAGAAGACCTTAAGCGCCTGATCGATAAGACCCGCTTTGCGGTCTCAACCGAAGAAACCCGTTATTATCTCAATGGCCTTTATTTGCACACCCTGACCGAAGAGGGCTCCGGTTATCTGCGTGCGGTCGCCACCGACGGTCACCGTCTGGCGCTGGCGGAAATGCCCGCCCCGGATGGCTCCATGGGTGGCCCCGGCGTGATCGTGCCCCGCAAGACCATCGATCAGGCCCGTCGTCTGCTCGATGATGGTTCCGGCTCGGTCGAAGTGACGGTCAGCCCCGCCAAGATCCGTTTCAACTTCGGTCAGGCGGCCTTGACGTCCAAGATTATCGACGGCTCCTTCCCTGACTATGGCCGCGTGATCCCGAAGAACAACGAAAAGATCATGCGCGTCGATTCCGGCGTCCTGTCCAAGGCTGTTGACCGGGTGTCGACCATTTCCGCCGAAAAGAGCCGCTCGGTTAAGCTGGCCATTGAACCCGGTCGTCTGACCCTGACCGTGCGCAATATCGAAGCCGGTCAGGCCGTCGAAGAGGCCGAGATTGACTACGATAACGACACCATCGAAATCGGCTTCAATGCCCGCTATATCCTTGATGTCATGGGGCAAATCACCGGCGATGTGGTGGAACTGCGTCTGAACGATGCGTCGTCACCGACGCTGGTGATCGATCCGGCTGATCAGGGCGTGCAGTACGTGCTGATGCCGCTCCGAGTCTAG
- the recF gene encoding DNA replication/repair protein RecF (All proteins in this family for which functions are known are DNA-binding proteins that assist the filamentation of RecA onto DNA for the initiation of recombination or recombinational repair.), with amino-acid sequence MKTYIHRLSLTDFRSYTSLDFDLAGRSAYLFGPNGAGKTNLLEAISVLNPGRGLRGAALADLGRKNPDEAKGRPWGVAAKLISEDDDINIGTGSDPRDLNKRGVRLDGQSVSAARLLDHLRLVWLTPAQDRIFLEARAERLRFFDRLVFADEPAHASVVNAYEKALRERLKLLVHGPADDGWLSVLEQRLAESGARMIASRQRALAALQAEIEDHHGAFPKADLALLGADNPDDLLDGYRRARVRDAAAGRSLFGPHRMDLSVFHRDKNRTASDCSTGEQKALVLNMILAQGSRLSRRSDLPNPVLLLDEVAAHLDPVRRAALFDETTHLRLQTLFTGTDGNLFDALRGRALGVRIDGGQLTEFVD; translated from the coding sequence GTGAAAACCTATATCCACCGCCTGTCCCTGACCGATTTCCGATCCTATACGTCGCTGGATTTTGATCTGGCAGGGCGCAGCGCCTATCTGTTTGGGCCCAACGGCGCGGGCAAAACCAACCTCCTTGAAGCGATCAGCGTCCTGAACCCCGGCCGGGGCTTGCGCGGGGCCGCTCTGGCTGATCTGGGCCGCAAGAACCCGGATGAGGCTAAGGGCCGTCCGTGGGGGGTGGCCGCAAAGCTGATCAGCGAAGACGATGACATCAATATCGGCACCGGCTCTGACCCGCGCGACCTCAATAAACGCGGTGTGCGGTTGGATGGCCAAAGCGTCTCTGCGGCACGGTTGTTGGATCATCTGCGGCTGGTGTGGCTAACGCCTGCGCAGGACCGCATCTTTCTTGAAGCCCGCGCCGAGCGGTTGCGGTTCTTTGACCGGCTGGTGTTCGCCGATGAGCCTGCCCACGCCAGTGTCGTTAATGCCTATGAGAAAGCCTTGCGCGAACGGCTGAAGCTGCTGGTGCACGGCCCTGCCGATGACGGCTGGCTGAGTGTGCTTGAGCAACGGCTGGCCGAATCCGGCGCGCGCATGATCGCGTCACGGCAGCGCGCGCTGGCGGCCTTGCAAGCTGAGATCGAAGACCATCACGGCGCCTTCCCCAAGGCTGATCTGGCCCTGCTGGGGGCCGATAATCCTGATGATCTGCTGGACGGTTATCGTCGTGCCCGCGTCCGTGATGCGGCGGCGGGTCGCTCGCTGTTCGGGCCACACCGCATGGACCTTAGCGTCTTTCACCGCGACAAAAACCGCACCGCCTCGGACTGCTCAACGGGTGAGCAAAAGGCGCTGGTGCTCAACATGATTTTGGCGCAAGGGTCGCGCCTGTCTCGCCGCTCTGACCTGCCCAATCCGGTGCTGCTGCTGGACGAAGTCGCCGCCCACTTAGACCCCGTCCGCAGGGCGGCTTTGTTTGACGAAACCACCCATTTAAGGCTACAAACACTGTTTACGGGAACGGATGGAAATCTGTTTGACGCCTTACGCGGGCGCGCCCTTGGTGTCCGCATAGATGGCGGGCAACTCACGGAATTTGTTGATTAA
- the gyrB gene encoding DNA topoisomerase (ATP-hydrolyzing) subunit B, whose amino-acid sequence MSDEPIDPTLAEGEDQVAAEYGADSIKVLKGLDAVRKRPGMYIGDTDDGSGLHHMVYEVVDNAIDEALAGHATRVEVILNADGSCTVTDDGRGVPVDIHEGEGVSAAEVIMTELHAGGKFDQNSYKVSGGLHGVGVSVVNALSDYLDLTIYRQGKKHEVRFERGVTVSPLKVTGEAPLRDNGKEYTGTEVTFFPSLTTFAFIEFDRKTLEHRLRELAFLNSGVHIRFADLREAEPYDIILHYDGGIVEFVRHLDKAKSPIIKAPVSVRGKRDKVELDLALQWNDSYHETMLCFTNNIPQRDGGTHLAAFRGALTRVMTAYMESSGAAKKEKITVTGEDAREGLTCVLSVKVPDPKFSSQTKDKLVSSEVRPAVEGLVYDKLTQWFEENPVEAKQIVSKIIEAASAREAARKARDLTRRKSALDISSLPGKLADCQERDPAKSEIFIVEGDSAGGSAKQARNRENQAILPLRGKVLNVERARFDKMLSSEQIGTLIVALGAGIGRDDFNIEKLRYHKIIIMTDADVDGAHIRTLLLTFFYRQMPEVIRNGYLYIAQPPLYKVAKGKSSRYLKDDAELDAFLIEEGVQDATLELRNGERVMGLDLEEQVRTAKSLKQSVDRLSSRAPAFAIEQAALSGLFGANPDMAQAAIRLDRRNEDGDGPWSVVIGEGGGYVFSRIRRGVTERVVLDEAMMHSADARRLSERAEAIGDLYTEASIFRRKDKVTDIRGPLDLVAAVLDAGRKGLSIQRYKGLGEMNAEQLWETTLDKDVRTLLRVDAENPDLADDMFSRLMGDLVEPRREFIQENALDAEVDA is encoded by the coding sequence ATGAGCGACGAACCTATCGATCCTACCCTCGCCGAAGGTGAAGACCAGGTGGCCGCGGAATACGGCGCTGATTCGATTAAGGTGCTCAAAGGACTGGACGCCGTGCGTAAGCGTCCGGGCATGTATATCGGTGATACGGACGATGGTTCGGGCCTGCATCACATGGTCTACGAAGTGGTCGATAACGCGATCGATGAGGCCCTGGCGGGCCACGCCACGCGCGTCGAAGTGATCCTCAATGCCGATGGTTCGTGCACGGTCACCGACGATGGTCGCGGGGTGCCGGTCGATATCCACGAAGGCGAAGGCGTGTCGGCGGCTGAGGTCATCATGACCGAACTTCACGCCGGCGGTAAGTTCGACCAGAACTCCTATAAGGTCTCCGGCGGTCTGCACGGCGTGGGTGTATCGGTGGTGAACGCGCTATCCGACTATCTCGATCTGACCATCTATCGTCAGGGCAAGAAGCACGAGGTTCGCTTTGAACGCGGCGTGACCGTCAGCCCACTGAAAGTCACCGGCGAAGCGCCCCTGCGCGACAACGGCAAGGAATACACCGGCACCGAAGTGACGTTTTTCCCGTCGCTCACGACCTTTGCCTTCATCGAATTTGACCGCAAAACCCTGGAGCACCGTCTCCGCGAACTGGCGTTCCTGAACTCCGGTGTTCATATCCGCTTTGCCGACCTGCGCGAAGCCGAACCCTACGACATCATCCTGCATTATGACGGCGGTATTGTTGAGTTCGTCCGCCATCTCGATAAGGCCAAGTCGCCGATCATCAAGGCGCCGGTCTCGGTGCGCGGCAAACGTGACAAGGTTGAGCTGGATCTGGCGCTGCAATGGAACGACAGCTACCACGAAACCATGCTGTGTTTCACCAATAACATCCCTCAGCGTGACGGCGGCACCCACCTGGCGGCGTTCCGTGGGGCGCTGACGCGGGTGATGACGGCCTATATGGAATCGTCGGGTGCGGCCAAAAAGGAAAAGATCACCGTCACCGGCGAAGATGCCCGCGAAGGCCTGACCTGCGTGCTGTCGGTCAAGGTGCCGGACCCCAAGTTCTCATCGCAAACCAAGGACAAGCTGGTCTCATCTGAGGTGCGTCCGGCGGTCGAAGGGCTGGTCTATGATAAGCTGACCCAGTGGTTTGAAGAAAACCCGGTCGAAGCCAAGCAGATCGTCTCCAAGATCATCGAAGCCGCCTCGGCGCGTGAAGCCGCCCGTAAGGCTCGCGATTTGACCCGCCGTAAATCGGCGCTCGATATCTCGTCCCTTCCGGGAAAGCTGGCCGACTGTCAGGAACGCGATCCGGCCAAATCTGAGATTTTCATCGTCGAAGGTGACTCCGCCGGGGGTTCGGCCAAGCAAGCCCGTAACCGCGAAAATCAGGCCATCCTGCCTCTGCGTGGTAAGGTTCTGAACGTCGAGCGCGCCCGCTTTGATAAGATGCTATCGTCTGAGCAGATCGGCACCCTGATCGTGGCCTTGGGGGCAGGCATTGGCCGCGACGATTTCAATATCGAAAAGCTGCGTTACCACAAGATCATCATCATGACCGATGCTGACGTTGACGGCGCGCACATCCGCACACTTTTGCTGACCTTCTTCTACCGTCAGATGCCCGAAGTCATCCGCAACGGTTACCTCTACATCGCCCAGCCGCCGCTCTATAAGGTCGCCAAGGGTAAGTCGTCGCGCTACCTCAAGGATGACGCTGAACTGGACGCCTTCCTGATCGAAGAAGGTGTGCAGGACGCGACCCTGGAACTGCGCAATGGTGAGCGCGTCATGGGCCTTGATCTCGAAGAACAGGTGCGCACCGCCAAGTCCTTAAAGCAGAGCGTTGATCGTCTGTCGTCGCGCGCCCCAGCCTTTGCCATCGAACAGGCGGCTTTGTCAGGCCTGTTTGGCGCGAACCCCGATATGGCTCAGGCCGCGATCCGCCTTGATCGCCGCAACGAAGACGGCGATGGCCCTTGGTCGGTGGTGATCGGCGAAGGCGGCGGTTATGTATTCTCCCGTATCCGTCGGGGCGTGACGGAGCGGGTCGTTCTGGACGAAGCCATGATGCACTCAGCCGATGCGCGTCGTCTGTCTGAGCGTGCGGAGGCGATTGGCGATCTCTATACCGAAGCCTCAATCTTCCGCCGCAAGGATAAGGTCACTGACATTCGCGGGCCGCTTGATCTGGTGGCGGCGGTGCTGGATGCGGGCCGTAAGGGCCTGTCGATCCAGCGCTATAAAGGCCTTGGCGAAATGAACGCCGAGCAGTTGTGGGAAACCACGCTCGATAAGGACGTGCGCACATTGCTGCGGGTCGATGCTGAAAACCCCGATCTGGCCGACGATATGTTCAGCCGCCTGATGGGTGATCTGGTCGAACCGCGCCGCGAGTTCATTCAGGAAAACGCCCTCGACGCCGAGGTCGACGCCTAG